The following coding sequences lie in one Apium graveolens cultivar Ventura chromosome 1, ASM990537v1, whole genome shotgun sequence genomic window:
- the LOC141669276 gene encoding uncharacterized protein LOC141669276 isoform X8: MHPMYSSQEVDEAGRSLVSLPRGIIHATSDFDLKPLWSTSRSKANVSSPCYLLAIPVGIKQKENVDNIVQKFLPVNFTIILFHYDGKMDEWLNFDWSNHAIHIVAQNQTKWWFAKRFLHPSVVSPYDYIFLWDEDLGIENFDPRSYLNIVKSQGFEISQPALDPNSSGIHHMITVRSKHKPFHRRIYGRGRTRCSNETEGPPCSGFVEGMAPVFSRSAWHCTWNLIQNDLVHGWGMDMKLGYCAQGDRSQNIGVVDSEYLVHQDIPTLGGRSAKKGRKTKEFLKRHSIDVRSQIRYQSTTEFRKFKERWEKAVKEDKNWVDPYKRTNWGLPRKMTG, from the exons ATGCATCCTATGTACTCATCCCAG GAAGTGGATGAGGCAGGGAGAAGTTTAGTAAGTTTACCCCGTGGCATCATTCACGCCACCTCTGATTTTGACTTGAAGCCTTTATGGTCGACTAGCAGGTCGAAG GCAAATGTTTCTAGTCCTTGCTACTTGCTGGCAATTCCTGTTGGCATTAAGCAAAAGGAAAATGTTGATAATATAGTGCAGAAG tttcttcctgtcaattttacaatTATTTTGTTCCACTATGACGGCAAAATGGATGAGTGGTTGAATTTTGATTGGAGTAACCATGCCATTCATATTGTTGCTCAGAACCAAACAAAGTG GTGGTTTGCAAAACGTTTTCTACATCCATCAGTTGTTTCTCCTTATGACTATATATTTCTCTGGGATGAAGATTTGGGCATTGAGAATTTTGACCCAAGAAG CTACTTGAATATTGTTAAATCTCAAGGATTTGAGATATCTCAACCAGCTTTAGACCCAAATTCAAGTGGGATACATCATATGATAACCGTACGAAGTAAACACAAACCATTTCATAG AAGAATATATGGAAGAGGAAGAACAAGATGTTCAAATGAAACCGAAGGTCCACCATGTTCCGG TTTTGTTGAAGGAATGGCTCCGGTGTTTTCGAGATCTGCTTGGCACTGCACATGGAATCTTATTCAG AATGATCTTGTTCATGGATGGGGTATGGACATGAAACTTGGTTATTGTGCACAG GGGGATCGTTCACAGAACATCGGAGTTGTTGATAGTGAATATCTTGTTCATCAGGATATACCGACTTTGGGTGGACGATCTGCAAAAAAG GGTCGTAAAACCAAGGAGTTTCTAAAG AGACATAGTATTGATGTGCGCTCTCAG ATAAGGTACCAGTCCACGACAGAGTTTCGGAAATTTAAGGAACGCTGGGAAAAAGCTGTGAAGGAGGACAAGAACTGGGTTGATCCCTATAAAAGGACAAATTGGGGGCTACCAAGAAAAATGACAGGATAA